The DNA sequence aaaaaaaaaaaaagaaataatttaagagTAGGGCAATCCCTCCTCCCCACTCAAAGTAATTTTTCCCTTAAAGGCAGAATTCCACTTGTAAGGGAAGAAATCAAATTAACTCTGTTAAGTTCTTGTTTATTAACATTTGATTCTTCTAGTGTAGAGATTTTCCAACTGGTCTCAATTTATCCATATGTCATCCTTTATAATCAGGTTATTTTTCTCACTAGGCCTCCTTGGAAAGCTTAAGGCatagttttttggttttgttttgggttttttttttcatatatggCAAAAAAATGCCTCCattattgggggaaaaaaaaaaaagttcagtttAAGCAGAATGTGAAAAAAACACACTTGCTCCAGAGTGGCTGAAGTGAAGTGGTTACCCTGGCAGAAGCTGTGAAGCTTATTCAGTAAAAGGTTCTGTGTTGTTTTGcagtgaaaaatgttttcacattttccatGAATGTAATAGAAAGATACTGCCTGTCTCCATAGTGAATAATTAAACAGGGGTTTCAAGCAGAATTCAAATAGTCTCACAACAAGCTTTACAAACGCTTAATGAAATTCATGCACTGACTTCTTACAACATGTTTCTCTGCATCTAGCCTAGTGCTGGCCttataattaataaattaattgtgtggttgttttgtttttttttttttttaaaatttcagccAAGAAATTTCCAGCTCCACCCTAGCAGGCAGGAATTAGAGATTTTATTGGCATGGAGAAAACTGCCACTTCCACAGGTGGGCTGATTCAGTATCCTCTAGCTGCTAAAAAAGGATGGTCCTATTCCCCTTGCCCCTCTTCAGGTGTTACCCCTGTGTCATTTCCTCTACCAGCTCCAGGGCATGTCTGACCCTTTCACCAGTTTTTTCCTTAGCTCCACAGTTAAGGACAGAAAATTGAGGGGGTGGAAGAAGGTTTCTTTTCAATTAGGTCGTGTGCCAGAGGGAGAACTTGTGCAAAGAAGGAGGGAAATGTGGGCAGCTGGAAGCAGGAGAGAGCAAAACAAGGTATTTGGTTGATTCAGCCACCTACTGCAACATCACCCTAAACTCTCCTGCAGAGAACTCGGGCAATTTTAAACAGTGTACACTGAATCCCACCACAAACTACTGCATCTCTTAGCAAACCTCACAAGACGTAGTTCGGAGTTTGCCCAGTGTCAGTTTGAGTTACAAGTAACTATCAGATTGCAAGAAAGCAAGGAGGCTAAGGAACAAAAGAAACAGTAACTAGCAGATCAAAATCTCTATCTGTACCTTGTTCTCGATGACGTGCAGGAAGTGAACTGCCCTGGAAAACATGATATCAGCATTTCATTTATATTGATGCTGGAATCTTAGTCATCTTTTGACTGGAGGACCCAGTTCATAGTATCTCTATCAGATATGTTCCATCTACTGAGCAATCTAAAAAAAGGTAGATGCAGCCTGGATGGGGGCAGGAGCCATCTGGCTGCTACCCCATCACATCTGGTGTGCCAAGAGGAAATAATGAGAGGCtgccttgttttgcttttcttctcagtAAATCGCTGCCTGATGATGATCAccacattttcccctttttggaATTGTTTTGTGACATGTGATCATGTTTATTATGGTAACTTTGGAagccagaaaagcagggttctgTTTGCTCTGTCCTGTACAAGCACATGCACAGAAATGCCTGACTCTCAGAGGTTATAATCTAAATTCACAAGAGGAACCATATGGTGTGGAAGAAATATTAGATTCACTGAGAAGCTGTTCTCCCTTCTAAAGGTGCATGGGTTATTTCAGAATTGACTGTGTCCCAAATTGCTCTGTAATGTGATTTTCTCTCACACACTTATCCTCTCGCCTCTTTTGTTCTTGGCCAAACACACAGACCCTCAGGTATAATAAACAAAAGTTCAGAGGGCTCTACAATGAAACTGCTTTTGCTCATTCATAAAAACATGCTCAGCGTTGTTGTATTTAATACAACGAGTTAAATGCCTGCAGTCAGCTGtaatattgaaataaaaatagatttcCCTTTTGGATATTTTATTATTAGCATGAAAATCACTTTCCCAGTCATTCCATCCTCTTGCTGGTAGAATATTCCTCAATCTTAATGCATATTGCAAATGATTAGGCATCAATTTCCAAAGGTGGCCTCATACAGTCCTCACTAGCTGGGAATGTCATAGTTACCAGGTAGAAGGCAAACAATAAGGTAACAAACAGAGCATGCTCATTTGAGTACCAACAGAAAGACTCAAAAAGCCATGTTGTGTCTGATATACATATCTGAGCAACACATGATATCATCCCTGACAAATGACTGAGAATAAAGCCTTGGGCAGACATTTTGTGTGCTTGAGAAGCTTTCCTATGTGTACACTTGTGATTCTTTCTCAAACAATGGGAAATCACAGACAGACATGAAAATGTTGTGGGATCCCTGTTGCCTCCCTTGTGCATCTATCGCCAGGCTCCACCGTTGCCTTGGAAACTGGGTAGGCAGGGCTtgatgcaggcagggaggaggctgTGGCAGAGTTTCGGCTGCCGAGGAGCCCATGGGTGTTCCTGGGCACGTGCCCTGCCTTTGTGTGAATGGGAGAATTTTGGCTTTCATTTGCAATTCTGACAACTTAGAACTTATAGAGCTATATTtagaaaacccaaaccaagaGGGAATTCCCACATCTAAGTATCCTTGATGGCTAAGATTTGTTAAAGTGTTTGCCATACTGAAAGGCTCTGAATTGACCTTCAAGCAGTTGACATTTAGTTCGGTTCACTGTGTGTTCACTGATGTTCAGCATTGCTGAAGATTAAGGAACTTGTACACATAAACATGTACTTCCCTTTAGGTACTCAGAATAAAATCTGGAGCTACATTCCCACCCTGAAAGAAACAGTGGGAATCTACAAAGAGACCAGTACTACAGTATCTAAGAATTAGTTTCCTAATAAAAGAATTCTCAGTGGAATAACTCTAAAGGAGGTCACTGTGTGCATGTGGGAAGAAGGAATCTCAGGGAGTGTCCAGGTGTCTTCAAGAGAAAAATCATAATGCTTCAAGCCAGGACTTTGTGGATTGCCAGGAGTATTCTGGCACCTAAAAAGCTCTTCAGTGTCTGTGTGGATCTCTCAGAGATGCCAGAGATGCAGTTGTGTTGCAGTCCCACCAGTAGTTAGAAGATGTgactgcctgctgctgcccaatAGGTGGGTTATGCCTACAGCAAGTACAAATGTATATGCCCAAGTGCTGCGAACAATAACAAAGGCCGCCTCTGATTAAGTGTTGCTGAAATATGTCAAAAGAAAATACTGACAACAGCTGGGATATAAAGAACACAAACTCCTAAAGAATTTGGTGAAAATATctcagtgccagcacagcccgGAATATTTTGTGATTGCAAAAGCCACATGGAATAACACCACACTTAATTCCCTGTGTTGCAAAGCTTAAGCCAATCTGTGCTCATGACATTTCCCAGCAGCTGAGGTTTCTGCACTAGGGAAGAAAATGAGCTACAGTTGATAAGAAAGTTAATTCACTGGAGCAAACTGAGAGCTACTGTTGAAAATACAGCCAAAGCACTTTTTCAAGGTCACAGCAGCCAAATTCCAGGCAAAGATATGGTAGTTCTTTAGCCACTAGTAATTCCTGCtgttgatgaaaaaaaaaaaaagagtgaaacTGGTAACATTATGCATTGATTTATATTGTGTTAAGTATAGCTAACCTGAGTATTATGTAGACACTTCTGATAATTCTGACTTTATTCTTGATAGTGGTAATGATTTCTCACATCAATTATTACCTCACCTTTGCAAAAATCTTCTTGTTTTGAAGGTGTTATAATTGCAATACAATGTTATGCTCTAGTGAGAAACTGAGATGAATAAACTGTCAGTCTGGTGTTGCTGATCACACACAGCCTCCCactcctttctttccctttcataCAACCACACAGTTGTGGAGGTTGGACAAAAACTCTGGGATCATTTAGTCTAGTCCTTTATTTTGCCTGACAAGGTCAGCTAGAACAGATAAATCAGGGTTGTGCCCACTAGGGTTTTGACTGTCTCCACGACTGGACACACCACaatctctctgggcaacctgtacCAGAGCAAAGtagtttgggttttggttttgggggcttttttatGTTCAGATTTCTGTACATCAGTCTGTGTCCACTGATATTGTGTGATATCATGTGTTGCTCAGGCATGTCCACTGCCTCTCCTCCTGTCACTGCACACCTCTGAGAGGAGCCTGGCTCCGTCTTTTTTACTGCTTCCCATCAAGTATTTATACACACTGATAAGAATTCCCTGAGCCTTCTCTAGGAAATTGGTCCCAGCTCTCAGACACTCTGTGTGACAGATGCTCCACTTCCTTAACTGCCTTCACGGCCTTTCATTGGACTCACTCCAAAATGGCCATCTCTCTCTTATATTAGGGAGCCCAGAATTGGTTGTAAAATTCCAGATGCATCTCACCACAGCTTATCCCCTTCCATGACCCACTGGTAACAATCCTCCTTAAACAAGGATGCTGCTGGAAAACCCTTGCTCTTAGGGCACACTGCTCAGTCATGTTCAACTTGGTGTCCACCAGGACCTCCAGGCTGTTTTTGGCTAAGCATCTGGGTGGTCCTGGGCATGTACTGGTTCAGTGGTTTGTTCCTTTCCAGGTACAGGACTTTGCACTTCCCTTTGTTAAATTGCATGAGGTTCCTGTCAGCCATCCATTTCTCCAGCCTACTGTGGTCACTCTGGATTGGCAGCACAATCCCTTGATGTGTCAGACCCTACTCCCAGTTTGTATCATCAGCAGACTTGCTGAGGGTGTGCTCTCTTGATGATAAATTCACTAATGAAGCAGTTAAATGGTGTTGGCCAGGGATCAGCCACTGGACTACAGCACCAGTGGTTGGCTTCAACATGAATTTCATATTGCTGATGTCAAGCCCTTCAGCTCGGCAGCTCAGCCAGTTTTCACTCCATCTCACTGTCCATTTATCTAGGCCATACCTCATCAACTGGCCTACAGGGATGTTATAGGAGACAGTTCAAAAGCCTTCACAAAATAAGCAATGTTAACTATGCTGAGCCCGTTGACACTTGGCAAAGTTTTAGAGCTTGCATTATCAGGCTGTCCCCTTGGTGCTTTAATGTTGTGCTTAAGGTGAACTCTCTCCAGTTCCATTAGGCTGAACACAAGGTACATTGTTTTGCATCCTCTTCACCAATTCCTTGCTTCATTGTGGGCTGTCATCTCCCTTCCCTGGTGCTAGGGTAAAGCTGTCCTCAACAGGGTGGCCAGATGGGTGGCAAAGCTAgtttctcttctgaaaaaaaattagagctGTGAATCAAGTACTGTTTTACAATCAAGTTCAATAGTTTCTGCACAATTCTGCACAATCAATTATAGACCCTGCCAAAATTTGTTTCAGATGTTCTCTCCTTGGCAGCAGCGCAGATACAGGCGTGTATCGCAGTTGGTTCAATTATATTCTCCTTGTTCTTGAACTGTCCCTCTTCCCTTGGTCACCATGTACTTTtctcaggttttatttttttttttgtgtggttttttttttttgtgtgtggtttttgttgttgttgttttgtttttggggttgtttttttttgtttgtttgggttttttttttttggtatgaGAGATCAAGCAGAGATGCTACTAGCAGGATTCAAAGTTTTCCAAAATGAGATGTCTGGTAACACAGAAGATAATTTCGCtttcaaaaaagaaacacattCCATTCCTGTGTGTGTTAAACTGATATCACTGCTGGACAACTCCCAGAAAAAGCCATTCTTTAGCAGCAGTATAAAATTTTATGCCAGTCCTCTGTGTTCCTGAAATTAGAGCCTCTTTGTATACACGTTTAGCAGCACTATCTAAAACAGAGTTTCATGCTTGAAACTGGCTGTGGGCTTTAACATCACCACCCAATCTCTGCTTGTTTCAGGTGCCTGAGCTATGGAAAAATTATGCTTGTGCTTCAAACATATTGAAACATGATTAAGCAGGCCTGAGGCAGAAATACATGCTTGAGGGTACTAATAAAACATAGCAGCATGTGCTTTGCTGCTGTGGCCTAGTAGAGGCGGAGGAAGCAGGGTCACGAGTTCCAACAGGTGTGCAAAGACGAGTTAGGcggttttgctttctttttcactttttcactCCAAGATAAGCCACGTCGTATCCTACGCCGGCCTTTTCCCCGACGGCTGAAGGGGAAGCTCCCGCGGCACCCCAAGCCAGCGGCGCTCAGCATGCGGAGGGACCCGCAGCCTGCCCCTGGCAGACCGGACCAGTCCCGGCCGGGGCCGCGGGACACAAtgcccgggcccgccccgcgccgTTCCCGCCGCGCGTCACCGCGGGGCGGAGCGCGGCCCCGATTTAAGGGGCAGCGAGGGGCGCGGCCGCCGCAGCTGCGAGTGCGGGAGCGCCGGCGAGGGAGGCggtaacagcagcagcagcagcagcagcttcggACACCGGCACCATGCGTGAGATCGTGCACATCCAGGCCGGGCAGTGCGGCAACCAGATTGGCGCCAAGGTAGGGACGGGCGCGGAAGCGGGGCGCTCCGCAGGTCGCACCCCGCGGGTGCCGCGTCCCGAAATTAAAAGCGACCCGGGGTTTGCCGAGGCGTCGTGGctgctgcccctgtgcccccccgCCCCGTCCGTGCCGCTCTGAGCTGCCGCGGGGCTGGGCGGGGCAGGGATCTGCCCGCGCTCCCGCCCGGCGTGCCGGCCTTCCCGCAGGCAGCCGCGGCCATCCCGCGCCGCCTCGCCCCTCTGCGGCCACGGCGCCAGCTGCCCGGGCAGGGAGCGGGAGGTGCTTCAGTGCCACACGCCGTCACCGCTGAACGTGTGCAGGTGCTGCCGTCTTGTAGTGGCTACAGGGTCTTAAGCCAATGCTAGACAATGGGAGGATGCCAAATTGATATGGCTAGAGATGGTTACCCTTTGGATACAAGCTACAAAGGAATTCACTTGCATTTCAGTGCTATGGCTGCTCGTCAGCCTCCTGCTAGTTCAGCTGCTGCGGCCAGCGAAGCCCTTGTGCACTGACTCACCTTCCCACCCggcagctgctctgccatgCAAGGGAGTGGTCAGCGCCGCGGAATGCATGGGCTGCACCGGGGGTGTGTGATTGGCACTGGCCAGCTGTTTCCACTGGCACTGGAAATGGCTAATTGccatttttcaaaaatttccTCTAGTTCTGGGAGGTCATCAGCGATGAGCATGGCATTGATCCCACGGGCAGCTACCACGGGGAcagtgagctgcagctggagaggatCAACGTCTACTACAATGAGGCTGCGGGTAAGTGCCTGCTTGCTCAGATGTCCTCAAATAAATGGGGCAGCCATGACAGTTCATTGAGGCTGGAAATATCCCTGAACAAGAGCTGTCATCTGCCAGCGACTCCTCTAAGAGACCTTTGTTCTCAGAAAGGCTCTGATAACACGGTAGTCTTGATTGTGACAGTGCCTCTCCAGAGAAATGCAGGGAGGTGGAAGGGAGCACGGCAGGGCTCCTGTGACagtggctgcctgctgcaggactGTAACGCTGCTGCTGGTTCCCCCCACAGGTAACAAGTACGTCCCCCGTGCCATCCTCGTGGACCTGGAACCCGGCACCATGGACTCCGTGCGCTCCGGCCCCTTTGGACAGATCTTCCGTCCCGACAACTTTGTCTTTGGTGAGTGACTGTGGCGTGGAGGAGTTCCCAGAACTCCACACGCGGAAAAGGCTTGGAGTGAGCGTGCCAGTGACCCTGGGGAGCCCCTGGGAATGCCCATAGCAGAGTGGGGATGGAAGAGAGGGGAGGAGCCCCGAGGGAAGAAGGGGCGGTGGCATCACCTGTGTTTGTCCCTGGGGCGCTAACGTGGCACCCGGCTTGTGGTGTGCCCCGCAGGTCAGAGCGGGGCCGGCAACAACTGGGCCAAGGGGCACTACACGGAAGGCGCCGAGCTGGTGGACTCTGTGCTGGACGTGGTGAGGAAGGAGTCGGAGAGCTGTGACTGCCTGCAGGGCTTCCAGCTGACCCACTCGCTGGGCGGAGGCACGGGCTCCGGCATGGGCACCCTCCTGATCAGCAAGATCCGCGAAGAGTACCCCGACCGCATCATGAACACCTTCAGCGTGATGCCCTCGCCCAAGGTGTCGGACACGGTGGTGGAGCCCTACAACGCCACCCTCTCTGTGCACCAGCTGGTGGAGAACACGGACGAGACCTACTGCATCGACAACGAGGCCCTGTATGACATTTGCTTCCGCACCCTGAAGCTGACCACTCCCACCTACGGGGACCTCAACCACCTGGTGTCGGCCACCATGAGCGGCGTGACCACCTGCCTTCGCTTCCCCGGCCAGCTGAACGCCGACCTGCGCAAGCTGGCGGTCAACATGGTGCCTTTCCCGCGGCTGCACTTCTTCATGCCGGGCTTCGCCCCGCTGACCAGCCGCGGCAGCCAGCAGTACCGCGCCCTGACGGTGCCCGAGCTGACGCAGCAGATGTTCGACTCCAAGAACATGATGGCCGCCTGCGACCCCCGCCACGGCCGCTACCTGACGGTGGCCGCCATCTTCCGGGGCCGCATGTCCATGAAGGAGGTGGACGAGCAGATGCTCAACGTGCAGAACAAGAACAGCAGCTACTTTGTGGAGTGGATCCCCAACAACGTCAAGACGGCCGTCTGCGACATCCCCCCGCGCGGCCTCAAGATGTCCGCCACCTTCATCGGCAACAGCACGGCCATCCAGGAGCTCTTCAAGAGGATCTCGGAGCAGTTCACGGCCATGTTCCGGCGCAAGGCCTTCCTGCACTGGTACACCGGCGAGGGCATGGATGAAATGGAGTTCACGGAGGCCGAGAGCAACATGAACGACCTGGTCTCTGAATACCAGCAATACCAGGATGCCACTGCTGATGAGCAGGGCGAgtttgaagaggaaggagaggaggatgAGGCTTAAGCCGCCTGGTAACAAAGAAATTTCTATAAAGCAGGCATGCATCTGAATGACTTCTGGTAGTGGTGGTGAAGCATGTTTTCTAGAAACTATGTACCCAATTATCCTCTCAGCTTTTGTGACTTTACCAGATTTCTCACTGTAACAGTTCTGAATCCTAATTCTTACAATGTTTTTTGTCCTTTGATATTAAGAGCACATAAAGGCATGTATTCAAGATCATGGCTTCTGTCTTTCTTAACACCTCTATTGGACAAAGAGCATTTGTTCAGGCTGGGTGACAACAAGTAAGTTTAAAGACATGTCAGAAGTCTTGCACTACAGTGGTATGCTCTGATCACTGAGGCTTACATTATGTTCTTAAGACATATGCTTCTTATGCAAATatgtttaatgtttttcttaCATGATTCAAACCTACCTATAACTCCATTGAAAATGGAAAGCCAACCAAAATTCCTAAACAAGGCAAAGGCTAAGCACCTCTGACTTGTTTTACAGTTCATGTCAGCGTAAGAAATCTTCCACTTCTCTGTTGAAGTCCTTTGCAAAACGCAGGTGTAAATTATGCTTTCCTTCTGGCATCAGAAGCAaccttaaaagagaaaaaaaccccctgcTGATTATACATTTTATTCTGTGAGTGTAGGTAATTAAAATGCTTGTTGCATTTTCCTTGCTCTTGGTTACCCAGTAAGGAATTGTAGTAACTCTTAAGTACTGTCCTTATGTATGTGGCTGGAATGTGAACCACAGCAACAGCTGGAACAGCAAGCATACTACTTGTCCCTCTCTGGGTAGGATAAAATAAGCCTAAACCAAATTTTTGTGTCCTAGACCCAGTTTCTAGAAAACTTTCAGGTGATCTTCAGAGAAGGTAAGTTTCAAAACTTATGTAAGATGCACCTCTGAAAGGTATGTAAAGTAACTGAGCACTTTTGCCTCTTTCAGAGAACAGTAGTTGTGCCGGGCAGTGAATTGTAGAGTTCTTGTCATTACCCAAACTTGGTTAGTATTTGTACTTCGTCTAATCTTTCTGCAAAAAGACGatccaaaactaaaaccattcattcattaaaataaaaatggaagtcAGAACTTCTTTGGCTATACCAAAATCTTAGAAGTTGTACCTGTGAATAAGGTTAAATTTTTATAATATGAATATGAGTTCGACATGCCTAAAATTCTactttctcttgctttctgaGACAAAATTTATATATCGGGGATGTATACTTCTTTATATGGAGGTGGGAAATTCTTTAAATTGTTTTGTTCTACCACATACTAAGCAGTTCCTATAGAGCTGAAACCATTTTGACTGATACTATGTTGCCTTCATGTCAAAGGCCCACTATAGCAAGAAGGATTGGTCTCCTTTTGGCAGTGGCAAGTGCTATTTTGTTTTGGGAAAAGAGCAGCGGTGTGTGAACATACCCAGCTTTTCTAGTGGATCCATCTAAATTTCATGAAGTCTTTTCTTGAAAGATAAGCAGCACACAGATGCACAAACTAAAGCACTGTGCATGCTATTTCCTATTGCTGTAAATGTTTCTGACTACTGTAATGCTACCAAACTCCAGCCATACCATGCAAATGCTGAATTATGGCACACTCTTTCACCATGAGAAAAAACAGCAGTGTATCTGCACTATAATCAGAAGAAGCTTTTTCTACTTTACTACTAGATAAAAGTCAAGAAAAACTGATGGTGGAAGCATGTGTTACTGAAAATGTACTGAATTTAggcttttctttctgcttcacaATGGAAAATGGCATTTCTAATGCAACCAGGGAAGAATAGGACCATGTGCCCAAGCTTAAATTTCTGACAACACCATTAGTCTGGTTTCTTTTCTGACAAATAAGCATGCAGGGGAGCACTTCAGAACAAAGACATGCAAAGAATTGCTGGTTTATGTTTTATTGGATGGTGTTTCCTCTTTGCCTTGTCTTCCAAAGAGAAGCTATCAGATTCTTGTCTATTTTCTTGGAATAATTTGCCTTAGTCAGCAACTGGAGTACTTTGGAGCTCAGTGAAACCCAGCAGGATGATAGCTGTTCTGAACAGGGCATGTAGGAGTGACAAACCAGcagacatgaaataaaacacctGCATGTGACTGTTAGGAAGATCTCTTGTTCTCATCTTTCCTGTAGCAGAATGCATGACTATGATCAGCAGGGCTGACTTTGAGATATCATTCATTTTTTGCACTGAGATGACACCAGCAAAACACACAAAGTGTAGTTCCCCATACTTCGCATTCataaaaaccacatttttttcccccctccactACTTCTGTTCTCCAATGTTAATCATCACAGTCTGTAATTAAGTAGTAATAAAATACTTGCATTTGTATGCAAATTCACAAAGAAAATTCAGCTGGTAAAATCACAGCTTTTTATAGGAAGTGTTTCTGGAGTTTTCAggttgtgctggttttggctgggatagagtcaattttcttcacagtagctgTTGTGGGGCTGTGTTGtagatttgtgctggaaacagtgctgataatacagagatgtttctgttattgctgagcagagcttgCACAGCATCAAGGCCGCCTCTGCTTCTTGTACTGCCCCACTAGGGAGGAGactgggggtgcacaaggatttgggaggagacagagctgggacagctgacccctaCTGACCAAAGGAATATTCCATGCCACATGGCATCGTGCTGAGCAtacagagctggggaaagaaggaaggggGATGTTTGGAGGGATGACACttgtcttcccaagtaactGCTATGTGTGATGGAGCCTGGCTTTcttggggatggctgaacatcAGCCTGCCTATGGGAGGAGTGAGCTAAGtctttgttttactttgctggcatgtgtggcttttgctttagCTATTAatctgtctttatctcaacacatgagggtttttttccccatttttactCATCTGATTCTGTCCCTGATCCCATGAGTGAGGGAGTGAGTAGTACTGAGTTGCCatctggggttaaaccacaacacacATGAAGCAGATTTGTCTTGTTTATATAGTAATGTTTCTGAGCACACctgtacatttttttcc is a window from the Passer domesticus isolate bPasDom1 chromosome 1, bPasDom1.hap1, whole genome shotgun sequence genome containing:
- the LOC135303819 gene encoding tubulin beta-1 chain is translated as MREIVHIQAGQCGNQIGAKFWEVISDEHGIDPTGSYHGDSELQLERINVYYNEAAGNKYVPRAILVDLEPGTMDSVRSGPFGQIFRPDNFVFGQSGAGNNWAKGHYTEGAELVDSVLDVVRKESESCDCLQGFQLTHSLGGGTGSGMGTLLISKIREEYPDRIMNTFSVMPSPKVSDTVVEPYNATLSVHQLVENTDETYCIDNEALYDICFRTLKLTTPTYGDLNHLVSATMSGVTTCLRFPGQLNADLRKLAVNMVPFPRLHFFMPGFAPLTSRGSQQYRALTVPELTQQMFDSKNMMAACDPRHGRYLTVAAIFRGRMSMKEVDEQMLNVQNKNSSYFVEWIPNNVKTAVCDIPPRGLKMSATFIGNSTAIQELFKRISEQFTAMFRRKAFLHWYTGEGMDEMEFTEAESNMNDLVSEYQQYQDATADEQGEFEEEGEEDEA